The following are from one region of the Advenella mimigardefordensis DPN7 genome:
- a CDS encoding GlcG/HbpS family heme-binding protein has translation MRLELAQRLISAVLDAGRTRQSKPLAAVVVDAGGSIVASARDDGAALARHEFAMAKAWGSIALGLDTRELVKRADANPAFFSAAATLLSGRLLPAAGGVLIKEGEQLLGALGVSGDTQEMDDACAMAALEQIIR, from the coding sequence ATGCGCCTGGAATTGGCACAACGTCTGATCTCGGCGGTTCTGGACGCTGGCAGGACACGACAGTCTAAGCCGCTCGCGGCCGTTGTCGTAGACGCAGGAGGCAGTATTGTGGCGTCGGCGCGAGACGACGGCGCCGCGCTCGCGCGCCACGAATTCGCCATGGCCAAAGCCTGGGGTAGTATCGCCCTTGGTCTTGACACCCGTGAACTGGTTAAGCGAGCGGATGCGAACCCGGCGTTCTTTTCCGCTGCAGCAACGCTGTTATCCGGTCGATTGTTACCTGCTGCCGGCGGGGTGTTGATCAAGGAGGGCGAGCAACTGCTGGGGGCGCTTGGCGTGTCGGGTGATACGCAAGAGATGGATGATGCATGCGCTATGGCAGCGCTTGAACAAATCATCCGATAA
- a CDS encoding enolase C-terminal domain-like protein — MNRLIGVRPEARIAKVEVHEFGYTVDGLGVDGSGNRCVMKGAQSRLSAFAVKIETADGRHGEYCSVHSGKNGAMVGQVKAAASLLLGEDAEEREAIYNKLKRAHRHYMAIGHSALDIALWDLAGKSVNRPVWRLLGGYRQRLPTYASTLNGGRDGILDSIEAYADFAEECLALGYRGYKIHGWGDGDPKEEAANLLLCAKRVGDKMDLMYDAASELSTLADAIYVGKACDEGGYVWYEDPFMDAGWSPHAARQLKENIRTPLMLTEHVRGLESKAAWLRDRATDYLRVDPDYDMGITGTMKAAHLAEAFGLDCEIHAAGPAQRHCMAAMRNASWYELSLVAPGVANPVPPVFGSGYSDALEDIGEDGCMPVPEGPGLGVEYDWEYILANRTAYQAFTLKEKE; from the coding sequence ATGAACAGATTGATAGGAGTGAGACCGGAGGCACGAATCGCCAAAGTTGAAGTGCACGAATTCGGCTATACCGTGGATGGTCTGGGGGTGGACGGCAGTGGTAACCGTTGCGTGATGAAAGGCGCGCAATCACGTTTATCGGCATTTGCCGTCAAAATAGAAACGGCAGACGGCCGCCATGGTGAATATTGCAGCGTGCATAGCGGCAAGAATGGCGCCATGGTCGGGCAAGTCAAGGCAGCGGCAAGCCTTCTGCTGGGCGAGGATGCGGAAGAGCGGGAAGCCATCTACAACAAACTCAAGCGTGCCCATCGTCATTACATGGCTATCGGCCACTCTGCGCTGGACATCGCGCTATGGGATCTCGCCGGCAAATCGGTCAATCGTCCGGTCTGGCGACTGCTGGGCGGGTACCGGCAGCGACTGCCCACGTATGCCAGCACCCTGAACGGAGGACGTGACGGTATTCTGGACAGTATCGAAGCGTATGCCGATTTTGCCGAGGAATGCCTTGCTCTGGGCTACCGGGGTTACAAAATCCACGGCTGGGGTGACGGTGACCCCAAAGAAGAAGCAGCCAATCTACTGCTTTGCGCCAAACGCGTTGGCGATAAGATGGATCTGATGTACGACGCAGCCAGCGAGTTGAGCACATTGGCTGATGCCATCTACGTTGGCAAGGCATGCGATGAAGGTGGCTATGTGTGGTACGAAGACCCGTTCATGGATGCCGGATGGTCACCCCATGCCGCCCGACAGCTGAAGGAAAACATCCGCACCCCCTTGATGCTCACCGAGCATGTCCGGGGTCTTGAAAGCAAAGCCGCATGGCTGCGTGACAGGGCAACAGACTATCTGCGGGTTGATCCCGATTACGATATGGGGATCACCGGCACCATGAAAGCCGCTCATTTGGCCGAGGCCTTCGGGCTTGATTGCGAAATCCATGCCGCCGGCCCGGCACAGCGCCACTGCATGGCAGCCATGCGTAATGCAAGCTGGTATGAGTTATCGCTTGTTGCCCCGGGCGTTGCCAATCCCGTCCCGCCGGTCTTTGGTTCCGGCTACAGCGATGCACTCGAAGATATCGGGGAAGATGGCTGCATGCCCGTACCCGAAGGACCCGGCCTGGGCGTGGAATACGATTGGGAATATATTCTCGCCAATCGTACTGCCTATCAGGCATTCACCCTGAAAGAAAAAGAATAG
- a CDS encoding TetR/AcrR family transcriptional regulator, giving the protein MKTATHTPSAAGRKRRSYHHGNLAEALIEASITLIEQDGVENLSLRQAAKLAGVSPGAPFRHFSTKTALLTGVAEQAMQRLSSAIATELANTDTESPLNQFHAIGLGYLNWALAHPTHFQIVSSRTLIDFEASDYLVKENNAIRERMVVLLRQAQERKEISAAVQPDHLILSARALVYGLARMAIDGHMPEWHPQEPAALAIERALDQFVESIRRK; this is encoded by the coding sequence ATGAAAACCGCTACCCATACTCCTTCGGCAGCAGGCCGCAAACGACGCAGCTATCATCACGGTAATCTGGCGGAGGCATTGATAGAGGCAAGTATCACGCTGATTGAACAAGATGGCGTGGAAAACCTCTCCTTGCGACAGGCCGCAAAACTGGCGGGTGTCTCTCCCGGCGCACCGTTCAGGCATTTCAGCACCAAAACAGCCTTGCTCACCGGGGTGGCAGAACAGGCCATGCAAAGACTGAGTTCGGCTATTGCAACTGAATTGGCGAATACCGACACTGAATCGCCATTGAACCAGTTTCACGCCATCGGGCTGGGCTATCTGAACTGGGCGCTTGCGCACCCTACCCATTTTCAGATTGTTAGTTCACGCACCCTTATTGACTTTGAAGCGTCCGACTATCTCGTTAAGGAAAATAATGCGATTCGTGAACGTATGGTGGTGTTGCTTCGGCAGGCGCAGGAGCGCAAGGAAATATCAGCAGCCGTTCAACCGGACCATCTGATCCTGTCTGCCAGAGCTTTAGTGTATGGATTGGCGCGGATGGCTATCGATGGCCATATGCCCGAATGGCACCCGCAGGAACCCGCAGCCCTGGCAATCGAACGGGCACTGGATCAGTTTGTAGAATCGATCCGCCGGAAATGA
- a CDS encoding FadR/GntR family transcriptional regulator, which translates to MDESRSAIAYRQIRNYIDGVEDGARLPPESDFAQMFELSRASIREALARLRAEGIVRSRKGSGTFAVHSGAPEMVRLSAISSVRELAQWHEVRLALESEVAALAADRRTDKDLEMLVAAQDALMASLLTGRGEQEDVAFHAALAVCAHNPMLSDALGRLTSHIFKWGNLSAQRSTLTMAERRELIALEHGAIVDAVAKRDSDRARAEMRRHLLAGRTRVLSDMQL; encoded by the coding sequence ATGGACGAAAGTCGCTCGGCAATTGCCTACCGGCAGATCAGGAACTATATCGATGGCGTGGAAGATGGCGCGCGCTTGCCGCCTGAATCTGATTTTGCCCAGATGTTCGAGCTGTCACGCGCCAGTATCCGTGAGGCCCTTGCCCGGCTCAGAGCCGAAGGCATTGTCCGTTCGCGTAAAGGTTCAGGTACGTTTGCCGTGCATAGCGGCGCGCCTGAAATGGTGCGGCTCTCGGCTATTTCCTCTGTACGTGAACTCGCTCAGTGGCATGAGGTACGTCTGGCCCTGGAAAGCGAAGTGGCCGCGCTGGCGGCAGACCGGCGTACCGATAAGGATCTGGAGATGCTGGTTGCAGCCCAGGACGCGCTGATGGCCAGCCTGCTTACCGGGCGGGGCGAGCAGGAAGATGTCGCGTTTCACGCGGCGCTGGCAGTGTGTGCGCACAATCCGATGCTGTCAGATGCATTGGGACGTCTCACCTCACATATTTTTAAATGGGGCAATCTGTCCGCGCAGCGTTCTACGCTCACCATGGCTGAGCGTCGCGAATTGATTGCCCTGGAACATGGCGCCATCGTTGACGCGGTTGCCAAACGCGATAGTGATCGCGCACGTGCTGAAATGCGCCGGCATCTGCTGGCCGGACGAACGCGGGTGCTGAGCGATATGCAGTTGTAA
- a CDS encoding ABC transporter substrate-binding protein, with protein sequence MKTANISRRTLLRLGAASLVTAGFPSIGRAANLSGTVRVWSFLSADGRSPREVVLRDIIKRFSAANPNVKVVVEAQPFQELEVKFVAASAQNRAPDVIWMRDTFLDLVQRRGALADLNGLLSEDFKTRALPDLYPVFVEKSVFDGKRTSLPLWPSPAQTIFYRKDALAEVGLKEPPKTWSDFVPVAGKLTKGERLGFGLPTNDNSVSAFINMLSGFGPSIFDAKTGQFDVIGAHAIEVGNVVRQLVDNGALSSTLLNAMGDDIQDQFASGRFAMVQAFAPRFQQYKQIAAAYKSEDLAVAPWPAFGSNPPAVLLGPYWTVGVASKSANPAAATAFVESLYSEEASMGWAKTAGLVPDRRSVLKAPYFSTPEAADIQSFMALLASPGVMTFPQRMPDITKVFPVMNTALQELIGTKESVEAILARAKSTLGW encoded by the coding sequence ATGAAAACAGCAAATATAAGTAGACGAACACTTTTGCGCCTGGGCGCAGCCAGCCTGGTAACGGCAGGATTTCCAAGTATCGGGCGGGCGGCAAATCTGTCGGGCACCGTCCGGGTCTGGTCATTTCTAAGTGCCGATGGGAGGTCGCCACGCGAGGTGGTGCTGCGTGACATCATCAAACGTTTCTCGGCCGCCAATCCCAATGTTAAGGTGGTTGTGGAGGCTCAGCCTTTTCAGGAGCTCGAGGTTAAGTTTGTGGCCGCCTCGGCACAGAACCGTGCGCCCGACGTGATCTGGATGCGCGATACGTTTCTGGATCTGGTTCAGCGACGCGGTGCATTGGCAGACCTTAACGGTTTGCTGTCGGAAGATTTCAAGACTCGCGCACTACCGGATCTTTATCCGGTTTTTGTCGAAAAGTCTGTCTTCGATGGCAAGCGCACTTCACTGCCTCTCTGGCCCAGCCCCGCACAAACCATCTTCTATCGCAAGGATGCGCTGGCGGAAGTGGGTCTTAAGGAGCCACCCAAAACCTGGAGCGATTTCGTTCCGGTTGCCGGCAAATTGACCAAAGGCGAGCGGCTTGGGTTCGGTCTTCCGACCAATGACAATAGTGTGTCTGCATTTATTAATATGCTGTCCGGCTTTGGACCGTCGATTTTTGATGCGAAAACAGGCCAATTCGACGTGATCGGTGCGCACGCTATCGAAGTGGGCAATGTTGTCAGACAGCTTGTCGATAACGGCGCATTGTCATCTACCCTGTTGAACGCGATGGGAGACGATATTCAGGATCAGTTCGCTTCGGGTCGATTCGCGATGGTGCAGGCGTTTGCTCCGCGTTTTCAACAATATAAGCAGATTGCCGCTGCCTATAAAAGCGAGGATCTCGCTGTTGCGCCCTGGCCTGCTTTCGGCTCCAATCCTCCGGCTGTGCTGCTTGGTCCGTACTGGACCGTCGGGGTCGCGTCAAAATCAGCCAACCCAGCGGCGGCAACGGCCTTTGTCGAAAGCCTGTACAGTGAAGAAGCGTCCATGGGGTGGGCGAAAACGGCAGGCCTGGTTCCGGATCGGCGTTCAGTCCTGAAAGCACCCTATTTTTCGACCCCGGAGGCGGCTGATATTCAGTCATTCATGGCGCTGCTTGCCAGTCCCGGCGTGATGACCTTCCCCCAGCGCATGCCGGACATTACCAAAGTATTCCCCGTGATGAACACTGCATTGCAGGAGTTGATCGGAACCAAAGAAAGTGTCGAGGCTATTCTGGCTCGCGCAAAATCAACGCTGGGTTGGTAG
- a CDS encoding ABC transporter ATP-binding protein, which yields MNQTKSNTAQSVQFQNVGKSYGSVNAVSGINISIEPGQFVTLLGPSGCGKSTTLNMIAGLEMPTEGRIIIGDRDVTTVKPADRDIAMVFQSYALYPHMTLFENIAFPMRARRRRTQESEVERKVRTAAKMLGLESMLGRYPREISGGQRQRVALGRAMVRTPTVYLLDEPLSNLDQQLRVQMRSELKDIHQRLGATMLYVTHDQSEAMTLSDLVVVMSNGRIEQAGSPEELYNNPANLFVARFLGEPGMNILDGAVEGDRLRGQGFDFALPSLAQNTAQHISIGIRPEDLVCELADTAPIQGIVRTVEYLGARSLVRVMVGETMISAFLPASMKFPAGAPIGLSPVYPEKARFFKTNGGESLHYRQNMAKH from the coding sequence ATGAATCAAACAAAATCAAACACGGCCCAATCTGTTCAGTTCCAGAATGTGGGGAAAAGCTACGGGTCGGTCAATGCGGTGAGCGGTATCAATATTTCTATCGAGCCAGGGCAGTTCGTTACCTTACTTGGGCCTTCAGGTTGTGGCAAGAGCACGACGCTCAATATGATTGCCGGCCTGGAAATGCCAACCGAAGGCCGAATTATCATTGGCGATCGCGACGTTACGACCGTCAAGCCAGCCGATAGAGATATTGCTATGGTGTTCCAGTCGTATGCACTTTATCCACATATGACCTTATTTGAGAATATTGCTTTCCCGATGCGTGCACGGCGACGTCGTACGCAGGAATCGGAGGTGGAGCGCAAGGTAAGGACAGCGGCAAAAATGCTCGGGCTGGAATCTATGCTGGGCCGCTATCCACGAGAGATATCGGGAGGTCAGCGTCAGCGTGTTGCCCTGGGCCGCGCCATGGTGCGTACGCCTACCGTTTATCTGCTGGATGAGCCGTTATCCAATCTGGATCAGCAACTGCGGGTGCAAATGCGATCCGAACTGAAAGACATTCACCAGCGGCTGGGTGCGACCATGCTGTATGTGACGCACGACCAGAGTGAGGCCATGACCTTATCGGATTTGGTGGTTGTTATGTCTAACGGGCGGATCGAGCAGGCAGGCAGCCCCGAGGAACTGTATAACAATCCGGCCAACCTCTTTGTGGCGCGGTTCCTGGGTGAACCGGGAATGAATATTCTGGATGGGGCGGTAGAGGGTGATCGCTTGCGTGGTCAGGGATTCGATTTCGCACTGCCATCACTGGCACAAAATACGGCGCAACATATTTCAATCGGCATTCGGCCGGAAGATTTGGTGTGTGAGCTGGCGGATACGGCGCCAATACAGGGCATTGTCAGAACGGTTGAGTATCTGGGGGCGCGTAGCCTGGTACGGGTGATGGTGGGCGAAACCATGATCTCGGCGTTTCTTCCTGCATCGATGAAATTTCCGGCAGGTGCGCCCATTGGTCTTTCCCCCGTTTATCCGGAAAAAGCCCGTTTTTTCAAAACCAATGGCGGCGAATCATTGCATTATCGTCAGAATATGGCGAAGCATTGA
- a CDS encoding carbohydrate ABC transporter permease: MKFTLRISTVICCLLAGLVALGPIYWAVVTSFKSSSHIFAVPPEIIPLSPTVQHYVKLVAEGVQWAFLNSAGYAIVAVLIALILGSIAGYALTRFPVAGKPAVLLIFVGAMAVPAFAVLLPTQMLATALGLQNTWSILPILYAGHILPFAVWVTRSHFASIPRELEQAAELDGYSRAEAVWKIVLPGAKPALLAAATFGFLHCWNDYVTGSTMVDSPDLRTLQVALIFFQGFHGRDWGALMAGVVIATIPPVVVFLLFRKFLIGGFADGSVKG; the protein is encoded by the coding sequence ATGAAGTTTACACTCCGTATTTCAACCGTCATCTGCTGTCTGCTGGCTGGTCTTGTGGCGCTTGGGCCTATTTATTGGGCAGTTGTGACATCGTTCAAATCAAGCAGCCATATTTTTGCGGTTCCACCTGAAATCATCCCGCTTAGTCCAACCGTCCAGCATTACGTCAAGCTGGTCGCCGAGGGCGTGCAATGGGCGTTTCTAAATAGCGCCGGTTATGCCATCGTGGCCGTGTTGATTGCGCTGATACTCGGCTCGATTGCCGGTTATGCGCTCACGCGTTTTCCGGTAGCTGGTAAGCCTGCCGTGTTGCTGATCTTTGTGGGGGCCATGGCGGTGCCGGCTTTTGCCGTTCTACTGCCAACCCAAATGCTGGCAACGGCCCTGGGTTTGCAAAATACCTGGTCTATTCTGCCTATTCTTTATGCGGGTCATATCCTGCCATTTGCGGTTTGGGTCACACGCTCTCATTTCGCCAGTATTCCGCGTGAACTGGAACAGGCTGCGGAGCTGGATGGTTATTCACGTGCAGAAGCGGTCTGGAAAATTGTGCTTCCCGGCGCCAAGCCTGCTTTGCTTGCTGCCGCGACCTTCGGCTTTCTGCATTGCTGGAACGACTATGTGACCGGTTCAACCATGGTGGACTCGCCCGATCTGCGTACGCTTCAGGTGGCGCTGATTTTCTTCCAGGGATTCCATGGTCGCGACTGGGGTGCACTGATGGCGGGCGTCGTTATTGCGACCATCCCACCAGTGGTTGTCTTTCTTCTCTTTCGAAAATTCCTGATCGGCGGCTTTGCTGATGGGTCAGTCAAAGGCTAA
- a CDS encoding carbohydrate ABC transporter permease, whose amino-acid sequence MQSASLNTTPSLDAVARRARLIGSSLVGPALLLVIAINILPAAYGFYLSLHKVFFFGNEGFAGLGNYADLLRDPFAWKAIGLSLFFTFASLAIAIPLALLAAIGIRYLGRWGSILLTVLLVPWAMSPIVVALLWKWILVPSSGGLVGALFTMFGYPPQDLLTNPVLAMPTLIVVAVWRTVAFAAIILIGGLGQIPQDLYKAAAVDGLGAWERFCKITLPLLAPSLLIVISMLTISYFNEVQLIIGLTGGGPIRQTSTLAYLLYHTGFVELEQGKGNAIAVLMFLINMGLIAIYIRILGKQPGAAA is encoded by the coding sequence ATGCAGAGCGCTTCTCTTAACACGACACCAAGCCTGGATGCGGTCGCGCGACGGGCAAGGCTGATTGGCTCATCACTCGTTGGTCCTGCCCTGTTGCTGGTGATCGCCATCAACATTCTGCCCGCCGCTTATGGATTTTATTTAAGCCTGCATAAGGTTTTTTTCTTTGGTAACGAAGGTTTCGCCGGTCTGGGCAATTATGCCGACTTATTGCGCGATCCGTTTGCATGGAAAGCCATCGGCCTGTCTCTGTTCTTTACTTTTGCGTCACTGGCCATTGCAATACCATTGGCCTTGCTGGCGGCAATCGGCATCCGCTATCTGGGACGCTGGGGCAGCATCCTGTTAACGGTGCTGCTGGTTCCCTGGGCCATGAGCCCGATTGTGGTTGCCTTGCTGTGGAAATGGATTCTTGTTCCTTCCTCGGGCGGGCTGGTTGGTGCGCTATTTACGATGTTTGGTTATCCACCACAGGACCTGCTCACCAACCCCGTGCTGGCCATGCCCACATTGATCGTGGTGGCAGTCTGGCGTACGGTTGCCTTTGCCGCCATCATCCTGATTGGTGGCCTGGGGCAGATTCCCCAGGATTTATATAAGGCCGCTGCGGTGGATGGGCTGGGTGCCTGGGAGCGTTTTTGCAAAATCACCCTGCCGCTGCTTGCGCCATCGCTATTGATTGTGATCTCCATGCTCACCATCAGCTACTTCAATGAGGTGCAACTGATCATCGGCCTGACCGGCGGTGGTCCGATCCGGCAAACCAGTACCCTGGCCTATCTTCTTTATCATACGGGGTTTGTTGAGTTGGAACAGGGCAAAGGCAATGCCATTGCGGTGTTGATGTTTCTGATCAATATGGGGCTGATTGCCATTTACATCCGTATTCTGGGTAAGCAACCGGGAGCTGCAGCATGA